The Pseudoxanthomonas sp. CF385 sequence GCCATCCACCCTGCCGACGGCTGCAGGAACGCCTTGCCGCGTCGGGTCGTGGTGCCGTCCGCCGGCAGGAACGCGAACACACCGTCCACGATGTGCCACGCGGGCGTCTGGCCTTGTACCCCGTCGATGCGCACATCGCGTGCGTGGGCGACCGGCACGTACACGCGCGTGGTGGCCGAGGTGCGCGTGTTGAACCATAGGTCGCGCGCGACCGGGCGTTCGCGGATGTTGCGGGCCAGCGCGGTCACCTCCAGGGTGGCGGGATCCGCAGGATCGAAGGCGAACGACTTCAGCAGCCGCACGCCGGTGACCGGACTGTCCACGCCTTCCAGCACCAGCCGGTCCGGCGTCCGCGCCACCACGCGCGTCTGCGCGAACGCCAGGTAGGGGTCCGGCGGCCACACAGCCTTCGTGTCGCGACGCGCAGGATTGACGTGTTGATCCGACCACCAGCCACCCTGCGGACCCAGCCACACGTCGTGGCCGAGGTAGCCGATGTCGTCGGCCGTCGCCGACACAGCCGGGGTCGGCTGGGACGCGACCGGGTCGCCGATCTTGATGAGGTTCGGATGGCCGATCCGGCCGAACGCCAGCACGCGGCCGCCGAGCGCGGGGGTGATCTCGACCGCTGCCTCGCGCGAATGCAGGCGGATGCGTTCGACCTCGGCGGCGCGGGCGCCGGACGCGTCCAGGCACAGCGCCAGCATCACGGCGAGGGTCGCGTGCGTGCGCATGCGCGGCGCTACAGCGCGCCGTCCCGCTTCACGGCCAGATAGCGCTCCACCAGCGCGCCCGGCAGCTCGTCGGTGGTCACGTCCAGCACCATGACGCGATGGCTGCGCAGGGCTTCGTGCGCCGCCGTGCGCTGCTCCAGGTAGCGGGCGACCGCACCGGCGTGGATCGCGCCCTGCAGATCGCGCACGTCGTGGCCGAGGGCATCGTCCAGCGAGGTCTCGCGCAGGCTGGCCACGCAGACCAGATGGCGACGCTGCAGCAATCGCACGGCCGCCAGCAGGTCTTCGATGTCCTCGTCGCGCACGTTGGTCACCAGCATCACCAGCGCGCGGCGACGCTGGCGCAGGCTCAGCTCGGTCGCAGCGGCCAGGTAATCCGTAGCGACGGCGCGCGGCTGCAGGTCGTAACTGGCGCGCAGCAGCGTGTCGATGGCGCCCATGCCGCGCTGCGGCGCCACCCAGCGACGGTCGCCGCCGGCAGCCAGCAGGCCGACGCCGTCGCCCTGCCGCAGCGCCAGGTAGGACACCACCAGCGAGGCGTTGAGCACGTGGTCGAAGTGGCCGAGCGCGTCCTCGCGCGCCATCATCCGGCGGCCGGTGTCGATCAGCATCACCAACTGCTGGTTCTTCTCGTCCTGGTACTCGCGCGAGATCAGCTTCCGCGAGCGCGCGGTCGCCTTCCAGTCGATCTGGCGCAGGCTGTCGCCGACGCGGTATTCGCGCATCTGGTGGAAGTCGGTGCCTTCGCCGCGGCGCCGCTTCAGGTGCGCGCCGACCAGGCGCGAGGCCTGTTCCGCACTGAACAGCGCGAAGCGCGTCAGCGGGGCGAAATTCGGATAGACGCGCACGCGCTGCGGCACGCCGGCCACGCGCGCCTGCCGCCACAGCCACAGCCGCGAACGCAGCCGCAGGTGCACGCCCTCGAACGTGGCATCGCCGCGTGCGATGGGCTGCAAGCGGTAAGTGAAGCGCGTGGCCGACAGCGTCGCCAGGTGCAGGCGGCGCGGCAGGCCCGACGAGGGCCATCCGCCGGGGTGCAGGTCGAACACCTCCACTCGCTGCTTCACCCGCGACTCGAGTTGCAACCCGACCTCGCGCTCGATCCCCAGCGGCAAGGCGTCCGGTACTTCGCGCACCACGTCGGGCGTCGGCCGCCGATGCAACCCCACGCCGTCCAGAACGGCCATCGCCGCGATCGACGCGCCCACCAACTGCCACTGCCACAGCGGCCAGGCCAGGAACGGCACGGCGAGCCCGGCCAGGCCCCAGGCCGCGAGCAGCAGGATCAGGAGCGGTGCAGGCCTCACGCGCGCGATTCCTCCGGTGCGCGCGGTGCGGCGTCAGGGGCGCACGGCAGGATCATTTGCGGGGCGCATCCACTTTCGCCAACAACGCGCGTAGTGCGTCATCGGGCGACTGGCCTTCGATCTGCAGTTCCGGCGCCAGGGTGATGCGATGGCGCAGCGCCGGCCGGGCGATGTCGCGCACATCGTCCGGGGTGACGAAATCGCGCCCCTGGAGCACCGCCTGCGCACGTGCCGCACGGACCAGCGCGAGGCTGCCGCGCGGACCCGCGCCGAGCGCGATACCCGGCCATTTGCGCGTCGCCGCGACGATGCGCACGGCGTAATCGATCACCTGTTCGTCCACCTGCACGGCGGCGGTGTCGCGCTGCATCGCCATGATGTCGTCCGGCCCCAGCACGCGCTTCACCTTCGACAGGTCGAAGTCGGCGGCGGTGCGGCCGGTGGTGATCGCGTCGACCATGCGCTTCTCGTCCTCCAGCGCGGGGTAGTCGATCAGCACCTTCAGCAGGAAGCGGTCCAGCTGCGCTTCGGGCAGTGGGTACGTACCCTCCTGTTCCACCGGGTTCTGCGTGGCCAGGGTGATGAAGGGCGGCGAGAGTTCGAAGGACTTGCCCTCGATGGTCACCTGACCCTCCTGCATCACTTCCAGCAAGGCCGCCTGGGTCTTCGCCGGCGCGCGGTTGATCTCGTCGGCGAGCAGGATGTTGGTGAACACCGGGCCGCGGCGGATCTTGAAGCTCTCCGTCTTCGGATCGTAGACCGCGTGCCCGCTGACATCGCTCGGCATCAGGTCGGGGGTGAACTGGACGCGCGCGTAGGTCAGTTCCAGCGCCTGCGCCAGCGCGCGCACCAGTAGCGTCTTGCCGAGGCCGGGCACGCCCTCGATCAACACATGGCCGCCGGCGAGCAGCGCGATCAGGATCTGGTCCAGCACGTCGGCCTGGCCGATGAAGGCCTTGGATACCTCGTCGCGCACGGCATCGGCGCGGGCCGACAACGCATTGCCGGGCGTCGGCGGGAGCGCGGGGGGCGCGGCGGCGGTCTCGTCGTTCATAGGCGGTTTCTCAGTTGGATCAGCAGGGAGATGCGGTCGCGGAACGCCGGCCGGTCGTGCGAAGCAGGCGCGTTGAGCGCGGTACGGATGCGTTCGGCAGGCACGCCGGTGCGCGCAGCGATGGCGGCGACCTGGGGTTCGCCCGACAGGGCCGCGGCGACCGGGTCGCGGCGGCGCAACCGGGCCAGGAACGCCTGGCGCACCGCGGAATACAGCATGACGCCGCGCCCGTAGCGGTAGAGGTGTTCGCCGCTGGCGCGCACGTGTTCGAGCAACGAACGCCGTTCGCCGGCCGGCGCAGGTACCGGCGGGCCGAAGCGCTGCATGCGCATCCACAACCAGGCGGCCAGCGCGAGCACCAGCGGAATCCATACCATCCAGCCGCGGACCAGCAGGGTGCGCCACAGCGTGGGCATCTCCGCCGCGTACACGAGGTGCACCGTGCCGTGGCCGTAGTTGGGCGCCAGCACCTGCCGCGCCAGCGCGCGATGCGGACCGTCGCGCAGGCCGCCTTTCGGCGCGGCGCCGAGCGCGTCGCCGAGCGGCGGGCGTTGCTCCGCATTCATCAGGAAATCGACGTCGGCCAGCACGTCGACGTGCCCGCGCCCCTGCGACAGCCGCGCGTAGACGAAGCCGGCCTGCAGGTCGCCCCACGACAGATCGGGCACGACGCCGTCGAAGGCGAAGCGACGCCCGCGGCAGAACTCGACGTGGTGGTCCTCGCCTTCGACCTGGAACGCCTCGCAGTCGGGGGTTTCCTCTACCAACCAGACGGAGAGACGGTCCAGCAGCTCGGCGTGCGGCGACTCTTCCTCGACGAGGGCCTCGTCGTTGGTGCGCAGCGGCGTACGCACGATCAGGTGCCCGCCGCGCTCCACCCACGCCAGCAGCGCCTCCGCCTCCGGCGGCGACAACGCACGCGGGTCGTTGAAGAGCAGCAACGTGTCGCGCGCGCCCAGGGCGTTGTCGTCCAGCATGAGGCGCTGGCGCGCATTCACCTTCACGCCGTCGGCTTCGAGCGTTCGTGCCAGCGCATACAGCGGGTTGTACGCGGCTTCGCCGTTCGGCGGGAGGTACAACGTCTTCTCCACGCGGACATAGGTGTGGTGGAACCACGCCACGACCAACGCCAGCACGACGAACGCCACGACCAGGCCGCCGCCGACGATGCGCCCGTTGCGACGCGCGGCGGTCATGCCGCCCACCCGTAGCGCTGCTGCAGTTCGCCCACCAGCGCATCGAATTCGTTGTGGGCCGGAAGGCGCTGTCCGTAGGCCGCGTACTGCCACACGCGGACCATCAGCGCGAACGCCTGCCGGTCCTCGGCCCGGGGCATGCGCCGCGACGCCCGCAGGCATTCGGCTTCCGTCGCGCCCGGCGGCAAGGCGATCTCGGCGCGCGCGCTCATGCTCTCCACGCTCGCACGGTAGAGCAGCGCCAGCGCGTGGCGCGGACGCCCGTCGCGCCACAGCGCGCGGGCGGCGGCGGCGATGTCGTCGGGCAAGGTCTCCGGCAACACCAGCGCATCGACCTGCGGGCTGTCCCGGTGCGGCGCGGGTGCGCGCGACATGCCGCGCATCCACGGCCACCAATAGCGTGCGGTGGCCAGCAGCGCGACGACGAGCACGCCGGCCACCAGCCACAGGCCCCACTCGCCGATGAAGGCGAACACGTTGGCCAGGGCCATCAGGAACGGGTTGCCGTTCAGTGAGAAGTCGCTCTTCTTCCGCTCCTGCTTCTTCCGCCGTTCCCAGCTGCCCTCGGTCCGCTTGCGATCCAGCAGCGGGTCCTTGTAGGCGCGGTCGGCGGCATCGCGGAATGCGCGATCATCGACACGCTGCTCGCCGAACACGATCGGCAGCGTGGGCGGTGTCGGTTTCTCGGGGGCGGGCGCTTCCTTCGCCGGCACCGTCGGCGGCGGCCCGCCGTGACGTTCCTGCGCGCCCGCGTGACCGGGCAGGCCTGCCAGCAGCACCGCGGCGAGTAGCACCGGCACGGCGGCAGCGAGCCGCGCGCGCAGCTTGCGGAACACGATCTCCACGTCCCAGGCTTCGATCTCGGTGCGGCGATTGAGGTACAGCCCGAAGCCTGCGCCGACGAAGAAGGGCTCGGTCACGCTGATCGCCGCCCACAACAAGGCGTTCCACGCCACGTGCAGCCACACGGGCCACTCGATGGCCATGATGCGGAACGCCGCCTGCATGCTGTCCGGCAGCAGGTCCTGCGGCAGGTAGACCAGCACCGCCACCACGCCGCCGAGCACCAGCGCGACGGTGAACAACTGGCAGATCAGCGTCAGCAGGAACGCCGTGCCGTACGCCTGCCCGCCGAGCACGCGGCGGCGCTGCCCCAGGCGCTCGCCCTGCACGCCTTCCAGCAGGTCGATGGGCATGTACAGGGAACGCACCGGGCTCAGCCGGCGCCAGGTCAGCAGATGCAGCAGCGTGCGCACGCCCCACTGGCGCTGCGCGCGCAACGTCTCGCGCGTGCCGGGCACGCTGCCGAACACCGCGCGCGAGATGACGTAGAGCGGCACGCGGTCG is a genomic window containing:
- a CDS encoding DUF4380 domain-containing protein codes for the protein MRTHATLAVMLALCLDASGARAAEVERIRLHSREAAVEITPALGGRVLAFGRIGHPNLIKIGDPVASQPTPAVSATADDIGYLGHDVWLGPQGGWWSDQHVNPARRDTKAVWPPDPYLAFAQTRVVARTPDRLVLEGVDSPVTGVRLLKSFAFDPADPATLEVTALARNIRERPVARDLWFNTRTSATTRVYVPVAHARDVRIDGVQGQTPAWHIVDGVFAFLPADGTTTRRGKAFLQPSAGWMAGFAQGQAFVIRFDHQPRAAIHPDQGQVELYLDHGTDVDAGLLEMEVHAPFRTLAPGEAMQARERWTVLPYGGADTPQAHMAFLCAELRLCATSTTD
- a CDS encoding DUF58 domain-containing protein; protein product: MRPAPLLILLLAAWGLAGLAVPFLAWPLWQWQLVGASIAAMAVLDGVGLHRRPTPDVVREVPDALPLGIEREVGLQLESRVKQRVEVFDLHPGGWPSSGLPRRLHLATLSATRFTYRLQPIARGDATFEGVHLRLRSRLWLWRQARVAGVPQRVRVYPNFAPLTRFALFSAEQASRLVGAHLKRRRGEGTDFHQMREYRVGDSLRQIDWKATARSRKLISREYQDEKNQQLVMLIDTGRRMMAREDALGHFDHVLNASLVVSYLALRQGDGVGLLAAGGDRRWVAPQRGMGAIDTLLRASYDLQPRAVATDYLAAATELSLRQRRRALVMLVTNVRDEDIEDLLAAVRLLQRRHLVCVASLRETSLDDALGHDVRDLQGAIHAGAVARYLEQRTAAHEALRSHRVMVLDVTTDELPGALVERYLAVKRDGAL
- a CDS encoding MoxR family ATPase, with amino-acid sequence MNDETAAAPPALPPTPGNALSARADAVRDEVSKAFIGQADVLDQILIALLAGGHVLIEGVPGLGKTLLVRALAQALELTYARVQFTPDLMPSDVSGHAVYDPKTESFKIRRGPVFTNILLADEINRAPAKTQAALLEVMQEGQVTIEGKSFELSPPFITLATQNPVEQEGTYPLPEAQLDRFLLKVLIDYPALEDEKRMVDAITTGRTAADFDLSKVKRVLGPDDIMAMQRDTAAVQVDEQVIDYAVRIVAATRKWPGIALGAGPRGSLALVRAARAQAVLQGRDFVTPDDVRDIARPALRHRITLAPELQIEGQSPDDALRALLAKVDAPRK
- a CDS encoding DUF4350 domain-containing protein, with the translated sequence MTAARRNGRIVGGGLVVAFVVLALVVAWFHHTYVRVEKTLYLPPNGEAAYNPLYALARTLEADGVKVNARQRLMLDDNALGARDTLLLFNDPRALSPPEAEALLAWVERGGHLIVRTPLRTNDEALVEEESPHAELLDRLSVWLVEETPDCEAFQVEGEDHHVEFCRGRRFAFDGVVPDLSWGDLQAGFVYARLSQGRGHVDVLADVDFLMNAEQRPPLGDALGAAPKGGLRDGPHRALARQVLAPNYGHGTVHLVYAAEMPTLWRTLLVRGWMVWIPLVLALAAWLWMRMQRFGPPVPAPAGERRSLLEHVRASGEHLYRYGRGVMLYSAVRQAFLARLRRRDPVAAALSGEPQVAAIAARTGVPAERIRTALNAPASHDRPAFRDRISLLIQLRNRL
- a CDS encoding DUF4129 domain-containing protein, producing the protein MRIEELTVRLRARSGWEAIELGMALVRRHAGAIWAPWLWLTMPVFVVLNLGAWLIDAFWLAALLMWWLKPAFDRVPLYVISRAVFGSVPGTRETLRAQRQWGVRTLLHLLTWRRLSPVRSLYMPIDLLEGVQGERLGQRRRVLGGQAYGTAFLLTLICQLFTVALVLGGVVAVLVYLPQDLLPDSMQAAFRIMAIEWPVWLHVAWNALLWAAISVTEPFFVGAGFGLYLNRRTEIEAWDVEIVFRKLRARLAAAVPVLLAAVLLAGLPGHAGAQERHGGPPPTVPAKEAPAPEKPTPPTLPIVFGEQRVDDRAFRDAADRAYKDPLLDRKRTEGSWERRKKQERKKSDFSLNGNPFLMALANVFAFIGEWGLWLVAGVLVVALLATARYWWPWMRGMSRAPAPHRDSPQVDALVLPETLPDDIAAAARALWRDGRPRHALALLYRASVESMSARAEIALPPGATEAECLRASRRMPRAEDRQAFALMVRVWQYAAYGQRLPAHNEFDALVGELQQRYGWAA